The following coding sequences lie in one Lolium perenne isolate Kyuss_39 chromosome 2, Kyuss_2.0, whole genome shotgun sequence genomic window:
- the LOC127335793 gene encoding uncharacterized protein, translated as MPPKSARRGGAAAARKGPAARGRAAKAQPAAEEAAPAVEEVKPAAEEAPKVEEQKRQPSPPPPQPQQQQQPAAEEKAKPDAVENGAAHDDATVKETYEEEDKGERLEFEDEQEYEEEAVVDYDEKDSEQYEEQYEDGDEGLEYTEDVVEEETDMVEEELDDGGDDGEGEEYENADEEQNVDVEDDDHHEMVKAHRKRKEFEVFVGGLDKDATESDLRKVFSEVGEITEVRLMMNPVTKKNKGFAFLRFATVDQAKRAVSDLKNPLVRGKQCGVAPSHDNDTLFVGNICKTWTKEHLKDKLKTYEVENFDDLILAEDSNNPGMNRGYALLEFSTRPEAMDAFRRLQKRDVVFGVDRSAKVSFADSYPEVDDEMMSQVRAVFLDGLPPSWDEDRVKKYLKKYGAIEKVELARNMPAAKRKDFGFVTFDTHDNAVACVDGITNSEIGEGDNKAKVRARLSRPMQRPTRMKHGLRGNFRIGQSAPRGGRFPYTRPPPRRPLPRLVRPDVSRLPPIRNRPLKRPVDIRDRRPVMSIPERVRRLPPPERSYDRRPPAPVYPKRSPRREYGRRDDLPPPRSRATFADYAPRVPVDRRHSYRDDYSSRGSAYSDLGPRSAPRLSDRRAYADDDYVEKIDRPLPPYREGRGRDYDTISGSKRSYAEMDDVPPRYHDISVRSSKARLDYDVGGSSARYADAYTERLGRSHAGYSSSRPVAGHDTVYSSSRHGMSYGGSANTGDAGGMYSSTYSADYMPRGSDVGGSSYSSHYSGRNAGSGSGYFGSSGSSSYY; from the exons ATGCCGCCCAAGTCGGCCAGGAGGGGCGGCGCCGCGGCGGCCAGGAAGGGGCCGGCGGCGAGGGGCAGGGCGGCCAAGGCGCAGCCGGCCGCGGAGGAGGCCGCGCCGGCCGTGGAGGAGGTCAAGCCCGCCGCGGAGGAGGCCCCCAAGGTCGAGGAGCAGAAGCGgcagccgtcgccgccgccgccgcagccgcagcagcagcagcagccggctgctgaggAGAAGGCTAAGCCGGACGCCGTGGAGAACGGCGCAGCCCATG ATGACGCAACCGTGAAAGAAACATATGAAGAAGAGGACAAAGGCGAGCGGCTGGAGTTTGAGGATGAGCAAGAATATGAAGAGGAGGCTGTTGTAGACTATGATGAGAAGGATTCAGAGCAGTACGAGGAGCAGTATGAAGACGGCGATGAAGGGCTGGAGTACACCGAAGACGTGGTTGAAGAGGAGACAGATATGGTGGAGGAGGAATTGGATGATGGCGGGGATGATGGGGAGGGCGAGGAATATGAGAATGCCGACGAGGAACAAAATGTGGACGTGGAGGATGACGACCATCATGAAATGGTGAAAGCACATCGTAAGCGCAAGGAGTTTGAAGTGTTTGTCGGTGGGCTAGATAAAGATGCAACAGAGAGCGACCTCAGGAAAGTTTTTAGTGAAGTTGGCGAAATCACTGAAGTTCGTCTGATGATGAACCCTGTTACGAAGAAGAACAAAGGCTTTGCGTTCCTGCGATTTGCTACTGTGGACCAAGCAAAGCGTGCTGTCTCAGATCTCAAGAACCCGCTG GTACGAGGTAAACAATGTGGTGTTGCTCCTAGTCATGACAATGATACACTTTTTGTGGGCAATATCTGCAAAACATGGACAAAAGAACAT TTGAAGGATAAACTGAAGACCTATGAGGTTGAGAATTTTGACGACTTAATATTGGCTGAGGATAGCAATAACCCAGGGATGAATCGTGGGTACGCTTTACTTGAGTTTTCTACTCGCCCTGAAGCTATGGATGCTTTCAGGCGATTGCAGAAGAGGGATGTAGTCTTTGGAGTTGATCGCAGTGCAAAGGTTTCCTTTGCCGATTCCTACCCTGAAGTTGATGATGAAATGATGTCACAG GTCAGAGCTGTATTTCTTGATGGTCTTCCCCCCTCATGGGATGAAGATCGTGTTAAGAAGTACCTTAAAAAGTATGGAGCTATTGAGAAAGTTGAACTTGCCAGAAACATGCCTGCAGCCAAAAGAAAAGATTTTGGGTTTGTTACTTTTGATACGCACGATAATGCTGTTGCATGCGTTGATGGGATTACTAATTCTGAGATTGGTGAAGGTGATAACAAG GCAAAAGTGAGAGCCAGATTGTCAAGGCCAATGCAGAGACCTACTAGGATGAAGCATGGATTAAGAGGAAATTTCAGGATTGGGCAGAGTGCTCCTCGTGGTGGCCGTTTTCCATACACTCGCCCTCCTCCACGCCGGCCTCTGCCACGTCTTGTACGACCTGATGTTAGTCGCTTACCTCCCATCAGGAACCGTCCACTGAAGAGGCCAGTAGATATCAGAGATAGACGCCCTGTAATGTCAATTCCAGAGAGAGTGAGGCGTTTGCCTCCTCCAGAGAGATCCTATGATAGAAGGCCCCCAG CTCCTGTTTACCCAAAGAGAAGTCCAAGGAGAGAATATGGAAGGCGTGATGATCTTCCTCCGCCAAGAAGCAGAGCTACCTTTGCTGACTACGCTCCAAGAGTTCCAGTAGATAGGCGCCACTCATACAGGGACGACTATTCATCCCGTGGATCAGCTTATTCAGACCTAGGTCCTCGTAGCGCTCCCCGTCTTTCCGACCGGCGAGCATATGCTGATGACGATTATGTAGAGAAGATTGATCGGCCTTTGCCACCCTATAGGGAGGGGCGTGGCCGTGATTATGATACTATTTCTGGTTCAAAACGCTCATACGCTGAGATG GATGATGTGCCTCCTCGGTATCATGACATTAGTGTTCGCTCGTCCAAGGCACGCTTAGACTATGATGTTGGTGGCAGCAGTGCTCGGTATGCAGATGCATATACTGAGAG GCTTGGGCGCTCACATGCGGGATACAGTAGCAGCAGACCTGTTGCTGGTCATGACACAGTGTATAGCAGCAGCCGCCATGGCATGAGTTATGGAG GTTCTGCAAACACTGGTGATGCTGGTGGAATGTACTCGTCAACTTATAGTGCTGACTACATGCCTCGTGGATCTGAT GTTGGCGGGAGTTCATATTCGTCGCATTACTCTGGTCGTAATGCAGGTAGCGGCAGTGGCTACTTCGGTAGCAGTGGTTCTAGTTCGTATTACTAG
- the LOC127329336 gene encoding subtilisin-like protease SBT2.5, which translates to MADSSIPSLFADVHIFTKRQSDFTNDNCGLQYKHTGSSIEVLESFAQLCSHTVAMAFPKPSLVFCSVLTFLSLNCGVFAKVYMVVMEDDPVVSYKASRKNEMRGVEAQKYKEMATSKHDVFLESFLPTGSYKKLYSYTHLLNGFAVHAKSEKAARILSGAKGVRLIQEDIKMAKMTTYTPKYIGASGVWPQLGGAENSGDGIVIAMIDTGIDPKNPSFGSFSDQAKSPPPNFKGMCRSGDRFPPESCNGKIVGARWFARAGQATGEFNATLHYASPYDPDGHGSHTASTAAGNFHTSVISRGYNFGYASGMAPGARLAIYKAAYPFGGYMSDVIAAVDQAVEDGVDVISLSMAPTSVSSGPASFLNLLETQLLLATKAGVSVIQAAGNGGPDVSSVVSFSPWITSVAASTTDRKYNKSIITGSGLALSCGGLSPPTPGETMYPLALADDVSIANTTDGSNGCQDPKVFIRSLVQGKVIICMIVSSNYYQLDTFAGMIDTIQKIGAAGVVITDRYTGDIDYDYQPIFPTTLPSAMVLNGVDMMNLMEYYGNNTARDNDGGVITFGATVRILEGRRASYSGERPEVADYSSRGPNIENAAMELADVLKPNVMAPGHHIWGAWSPTSNALPEIQGENFAILSGTSMSTPHVAGVVALIKQRHPRWSPAMIMSAIMTTADVTDRSGRPLMARRDVGAMVAATPFDMGAGAINVARALDPGLVLDVTYREYLQFLCAVPGVDDAAVRRAVGASCPSTRARWCTDLNTPSVTVASLVGSRRVERRVYSVGGENETYMAYVRAPDGVAVRVSPDEFTIAPGEAAVLRIVLNTTAPGNAFSFGEVVLRGDKKHSVRIPLAVYPAAVLSP; encoded by the exons ATGGCCGATTCATCAATTCCTTCGCTGTTTGCAGATGTACATATTTTCACCAAGCGTCAGAGTGACTTTACAAATGATAACTGCGGACT ACAATATAAGCACACCGGTTCAAGCATAGAAGTTTTGGAAAGCTTCGCTCAGTTGTGCAGTCACACCGTGGCCATGGCGTTTCCTAAGCCATCTCTAGTGTTCTGTTCTGTTCTTACTTTCCTGAGCTTAAACTGCGGTGTATTTGCCAAGGTTTACATGGTGGTGATGGAGGATGACCCAGTTGTTTCATACAAGGCAAGCCGGAAGAATGAAAT GAGAGGCGTGGAAGCTCAGAAGTACAAAGAAATGGCAACATCAAAGCATGATGTCTTCCTGGAATCATTTCTCCCTACAGGGTCTTACAAGAAACTATACAGTTATACTCACCTGCTTAATGGTTTTGCTGTGCATGCAAAATCTGAAAAG GCAGCTAGAATTCTTAGTGGAGCAAAAGGAGTTAGACTAATTCAAGAAGACATCAAAATGGCCAAGATGACCACATATACTCCAAAATACATTGGAGCCAGTGGGGTATGGCCACAACTTGGTGGTGCTGAGAATTCTGGTGATGGAATAGTCATTGCCATGATTGATACTGGCATTGACCCCAAAAACCCAAGCTTTGGTAGCTTCTCAGACCAAGCAAAGTCACCACCGCCCAATTTCAAAGGAATGTGCCGATCTGGTGATAGATTCCCTCCGGAATCATGCAATGGTAAGATAGTGGGAGCTAGATGGTTCGCACGTGCTGGTCAAGCAACTGGAGAATTCAATGCTACACTTCACTACGCATCACCTTATGACCCTGATGGCCATGGCAG CCACACGGCGTCGACCGCAGCTGGAAATTTCCATACATCAGTGATTTCTAGAGGTTACAACTTTGGATATGCAAGCGGCATGGCTCCGGGAGCTCG GCTTGCAATCTACAAAGCTGCATATCCTTTTGGTGGATACATGTCAGATGTGATAGCTGCAGTCGACCAG GCCGTAGAAGATGGTGTTGATGTTATAAGTCTTTCCATGGCACCTACTTCGGTTTCATCTGGTCCTGCATCTTTCCTCAACTTGCTTGAGACACAGCTGCTCCTTGCCACCAAGGCTGGAGTCTCAGTTATTCAGGCAGCTGGCAACGGAGGCCCTGATGTCAGCTCAGTAGTTTCATTCAGCCCATGGATAACAAGTGTCGCGGCTTCGACAACAGACAGGAAGTATAACAAATCAATCATCACTGGAAGTGGGCTGGCCCTCTCTTGCGGCGGCCTTTCCC CACCAACACCAGGCGAAACAATGTACCCACTAGCATTGGCTGACGATGTGAGCATCGCCAATACGACTGACGGGTCTAACGGTTGCCAAGATCCAAAGGTCTTCATAAGATCTCTTGTTCAAGGGAAGGTGATTATTTGCATGATCGTGTCATCAAACTACTATCAGTTGGACACCTTCGCCGGCATGATCGATACGATTCAGAAAATCGGAGCTGCCGGAGTGGTCATCACTGATCGTTATACGGGTGACATCGACTATGACTACCAGCCCATATTCCCTACAACGCTACCCTCGGCTATGGTTCTGAACGGAGTGGACATGATG AACCTGATGGAGTACTATGGCAACAACACGGCTCGAGACAACGACGGAGGCGTCATCACGTTCGGAGCGACCGTCCGGATTCTGGAGGGACGGCGTGCGAGCTACAGCGGGGAGCGGCCCGAGGTCGCCGACTACTCGTCGAGGGGACCCAACATCGAGAACGCGGCAATGGAGCTGGCGGACGTTCTGAAACCGAACGTCATGGCGCCGGGCCACCACATCTGGGGAGCGTGGAGCCCGACGAGCAACGCGCTGCCGGAGATCCAGGGCGAGAACTTCGCCATACTGTCCGGCACGAGCATGTCCACCCCTCACGTCGCCGGGGTGGTGGCGTTGATCAAGCAGCGGCACCCCAGGTGGAGCCCCGCCATGATCATGTCGGCGATCATGACGACGGCCGACGTGACGGACCGGTCCGGGAGGCCGCTAATGGCGCGGCGGGACGTGGGCGCCATGGTGGCGGCGACCCCGTTCGACATGGGGGCTGGCGCCATCAACGTGGCCCGCGCGCTGGACCCGGGACTGGTGCTCGACGTCACGTACAGGGAGTACCTGCAGTTCCTGTGCGCGGTGCCCGGCGTGGACGATGCCGCGGTGCGGCGGGCCGTGGGGGCGTCCTGCCCGTCGACGCGGGCGCGGTGGTGCACGGACCTGAACACGCCGAGCGTGACGGTGGCGAGCCTAGTGGGGTCGAGGCGGGTGGAGCGGAGGGTGTACAGCGTGGGCGGCGAGAACGAGACGTACATGGCGTACGTGCGAGCGCCCGACGGCGTGGCGGTGCGCGTGTCGCCCGACGAGTTCACCATCGCCCCCGGCGAGGCCGCGGTGCTGAGGATCGTGCTCAACACCACCGCGCCCGGGAACGCCTTCAGCTTCGGCGAGGTGGTGCTCAGGGGCGACAAGAAGCACAGCGTCAGGATCCCCCTCGCCGTCTACCCCGCCGCCGTGCTGAGTCCATGA
- the LOC139835797 gene encoding uncharacterized protein: MGEIWSIPKIVERGDNWLQTWLIPMSIQTCGRVLMIAWRVWHARNEVTHDKDLPNVEVSKRFIYSYMNSLENIRKVSPKDIIKGKQALGEQRFEKSSAVPTTQEIWNKPPLGILKLNVDGAYITQTGAGGAGMILRDSKGLIIFSACRSLVFCSSALEAELQACLEGLKFALNLSHDKILVETDSLELVRHARLEMVLVWVI; this comes from the coding sequence ATGGGGGAGATATGGTCTATTCCAAAGATTGTTGAAAGAGGAGATAATTGGCTTCAAACTTGGCTCATACCAATGTCAATACAGACCTGTGGCCGTGTTCTCATGATTGCATGGCGAGTATGGCATGCACGGAATGAGGTTACACATGACAAGGACCTACCTAATGTGGAAGTCTCCAAGAGGTTTATTTATAGTTATATGAACTCCTTAGAAAATATTCGTAAAGTAAGTCCAAAGGATATTATCAAAGGGAAACAAGCTCTAGGAGAGCAACGGTTTGAGAAGTCTTCAGCAGTGCCAACTACACAAGAAATATGGAATAAACCCCCACTTGGTATTCTAAAGCTCAATGTGGATGGGGCTTATATCACTCAGACGGGTGCAGGAGGCGCTGGTATGATTTTACGTGATAGCAAGGGATTGATTATTTTCTCAGCCTGCAGATCTCTTGTGTTTTGTTCATCGGCGCTAGAGGCTGAACTACAAGCGTGCTTGGAAGGGCTCAAGTTTGCTCTTAACCTCAGCCATGACAAGATCCTAGTGGAGACGGATAGTTTGGAGCTGGTGCGACATGCAAGACTAGAGATGGTTCTTGTGTGGGTCATCTAG